A genomic stretch from Caulobacter sp. FWC2 includes:
- a CDS encoding OmpA family protein yields the protein MKTTKITYAVQAISVAGVVLALAGCASSEGPWRTLRKPVAAAPPACVDFQSSVYFEQDSAELTKEARMLLDTARTQARGCAVKSVRVTGLADAVGTSAANLTLSKRRADTVTSALAKAGFGKVEIDTAAVGDAGSVAASGASAPLRRRADILFDLESK from the coding sequence ATGAAGACGACAAAGATCACCTATGCCGTGCAGGCCATCAGCGTGGCGGGCGTAGTCCTGGCCCTGGCCGGTTGCGCCAGCTCCGAAGGACCATGGCGTACGCTGCGCAAGCCCGTGGCCGCCGCGCCGCCGGCCTGCGTCGACTTCCAGTCCTCGGTCTATTTCGAGCAGGACAGCGCCGAGCTGACCAAGGAGGCCCGCATGCTGCTCGACACCGCGCGGACCCAGGCGCGCGGCTGTGCGGTCAAGTCCGTGCGGGTGACCGGTCTGGCCGACGCCGTAGGGACCTCGGCCGCCAACCTGACCCTGTCCAAGCGCCGGGCCGACACCGTGACCTCGGCCCTGGCCAAGGCCGGCTTCGGCAAGGTCGAGATCGACACCGCCGCCGTGGGCGACGCCGGATCCGTGGCGGCCTCGGGCGCATCGGCGCCGCTGCGCCGCCGGGCGGATATCCTGTTCGATCTGGAGAGCAAGTAG